TAGACTATTGGATTGTCGATCTGGCAGTTCGGCGCTCAGACCTTATCTACTACCTGAGTTTTCCCCTGCGGCGAATCCAGACCGGCGTCATACAGACCTATGCGGCACTGACCATCGGCGGCATACTTGTGATTGTCGGCTATTTCATGCTGACATGAACCCAGGACGGTTCAAGGACATCGAGGCTGGGTTGACAAGCCCGCACGGCAGAGTCATCGCAGTGATACGATCGGGAGCTTGATACATGTTTGAAGACCATCTCTTGTCCATTGTCGCCTACACGCCGCTGCTGGGCGCCCTGCTGCTGCTGTTGGTGAACAGGGAAAAGACCGAGGTCATCCGCTGGTTTGCCAACATTGTGGCCGCCATCGGATTTCTGGTGTCCATTCCGCTGATCATCGGGTTCGATACGGATGCTGAAGGGCTGCAGTTCGTGGAGCGCGCCTCCTGGATTCCCTCCATCGGCGTGGAGTATCACTTCGGCATCGACGGCATCAGCCTGTTGTTGATCGTGCTGACCACGGGGTTGGGGTTCCTGTCCATTCTCTCTTCCTGGAATGCGATTCAGGAGCGGGTCAAGGAATATTACATCTTCATGTTGATGCTCCAGACCGGCATGCTGGGCGTCTTCATGTCCATGGACCTCTTCCTCTTCTACGTATTCTGGGAGGTCATGCTGGTCCCCATGTACTTCCTGATCGGCGTATGGGGAGGGGCGAGAAAGCTGTATGCAGCCATCAAGTTCTTCCTCTACACCCTGCTGGGATCGGTGGTGTTGCTGCTGGGCATCCTGGCCCTCTACTTCTACAACCACGAGGTGACCGGCGTCTACACCTTCAGTATTCCGGCACTGCTGGAGCTGGATTATCCCTGGGAGTATCAGTTCTGGGTGTTCCTGGCCTTCTTCATCGGGTTCGCCATCAAAGTCCCCATGTTCCCGTTCCACACCTGGCTCCCCGATGCCCACGTGGAGGCTCCCACGGCCGGTTCGGTGATTCTGGCCGGCGTGCTGCTGAAGATGGGCACCTACGGCTTCATCCGCTTCAGCCTGCCCATGTTTCCGGATGCGGTTCAGGACACCACTTCATTGAACTTTGCCTATATGACGTTCGGTTGGTTCGACCAGCAATTCGGGCTGCTACACCTGATGATCTTTCTGTCGATCGTCGGGATCATCTATGGCGCCCTGGTGGCCATGATGCAGAAGGATGCCAAGAAACTGGTGGCCTATTCCTCTGTCAGCCACCTGGGATTTTGCATGTTGGGTTTGTTTGCGCTGAATCCCAACGGAATCAACGGCAGCATCCTGCAGCAGATCAACCACGGGATTTCGACCGGGGCTCTCTTCCTGATCGTAGGCATCGTCTATGAACGGAGACACACCCGGGAGATTTCCGAATATGGCGGGCTCTCCCGCGTCATGCCGGGCTATGCCGTCATATTCCTGATCATCACCATGGCTTCCATCGGGCTGCCGCTCCTCAACGGATTCATCGGAGAATTTACCATCCTTGCCGGAGCTTTCCAGCGCCACTGGAGTTGGGGGGCCTGGGGCTGCGCGGGAATCGTTCTGGGTGCGGCCTATATGCTCTGGCTCTATCAGCGAATGATGTTCGGGCCGGTGACCAATCCCAAGAACAAGGATTTGAAGGACCTCAGCGTCAGGGAGTACGCCACGCTGTTGCCGCTGGTCATCATGTGCTTCTGGATCGGGATCTACCCCAAGCCCTTCTTCAAGTACATCGAAAAGCCGGTTGAGAAAATCGTGCAGAGGGTGCAGCCCGGTTTCTTCGATCGTTCCGAGGCCCTGATGGCCACGCTGCCCATACAGGAGGCAAGGAAGAAGTAACGATCTGAGAACACGGGGACGCCTTGGCTGGTTTTGTCCGGTGGGACGTGGAAAGAGTTATCCACAAAGGAAAACGACCAACCACGAATAAACACCAATAAATGGGTTGATGAGTGGGCGATTGAGGAGTTTGGCAACCGAAATCGAGGGATCACCGGCAAAAGACACGGAGTTTTACCTAGTCGACAAAGTTGCAGAAGCACTCTGGCGCCGCTTGTCGTTGAAGTCGGCCCAACTGTGTTCGCGTTTATTCGTGTCTGTCGGTGTTAATTTGTGGTTCGTCTTTATGGACGATTGGGTGTTTCCCCTCGAATGATCCGCACAGCAGGGCGGGGGCGGGGCTGGACTGCGACTCAGCCTCTTCGGGGTCTCACCAGCTTGAAGGTGTAGGTCCTCTGATCGCCGCTCCGGGTCTGGATCAGCTCCACGCCTTTTCTGGGATAGCGCCAGCTCGTGGTCTGGAGATCCGGTCGGAGACGGCGGGGCTCCGGACCGAACATCTTCTTGAACAGATCCAGGTTGCCCCGCCGCAGAATCGAACGGAATCGTCCCTTCACCTTTCTGGCCAGGGTGGTATTGACGTAGATGGCCATGACCTTGCCGGTCTGCTTGTCGATGTCCAGGTAGATACCTCGTTCCTGATAGGCGGAACGATACAGGCCTCCCACCGGGGTGGTTCCAAGGGGTTTCCCCAGTTGCTTGTTCTGGTTGACCTCTGCTGTCCGGTCTCCCAACTTGACGCCCATGACTGACAGGTTGCGACTGGTCAGATCCGAAATTTGGGTAATATCTTCCTTCACCAGATCGTAGACCTTGATCTCCTCCGGTTCCGGGGCTGCTTCTTCCGCTTTAGGGGCTTCCGCCTCCGCGTCGGCTGCCGGTGGGGACTCGGGAGCCTGAGTACAACCGGCAATAAATAGCGAAGCGACGACGATTGCTATCCCAAGAGTATATTTTCCAGGCATGGCGTCCTCCAGTCGAACTCGGGCGTCCGACGTTGACCTCAAGCGGATGATAATGCATCCGCCGGCGAGAGCGCAAACAAGGTGGCGACCAGGTTTCAACAATACGGAGACTTGCTGACGCTGGGGATCATGTTTCCGGCCTGCATTGCCATCGGATACGGCCTGGGATACTTGCTGGACAGCTGGACGGGGAGCCGGAACACCTTCAGCTTCATCGGCATTCTGTTCGGAATCACGGCGGCTTTCGTCAATCTCTTTCGAGTGGTCAAGAAGGTCGATGGGAAGGAATGACATTCATCCCAGGAATCTCTCCTTCGTAGCCTTGACAGACGAGGGCCTGGAGCGCCGGCTTTGGAAAATCAGTCTCGGCCTGGGCGTTCCGGCCTGTCTGGCAGCCCTGATCCTCGGCGGACTCGACTCGGGCCTGGGCTTCCTGGCAGGGGCGGTGCTCTCCTGGATCAACTTCAGGTGGCTCAAGCAAGGGGTGGACCATTTCCTGGAAAGCGCCCGCTCGGCGCAGCCGACACCCAAAAGGGCGGCGCGTGCTGCTATCTTCAAGTATTTCTTAAGATACGCCTTGATTGGGCTGTCACTCTATGCTACATTCCGCGTTGATCTGCTGGAGGTCTTTGGATTTTTCTCGGGCCTTGTCTTGCTGGTCGGTGCCGTGCTGGTCGAGTGTGTATTGCAAGTGATCAAAGGTTGGGACGAGGACCCTTGCCATGGAACACGGTAGCACCTGGATAGCCGAATGGGTCAACAGCACCTTGGGTCCGGTGGTGGCGGCTCTGCTCGGCAGTCTCTATGGGCTGTTTGGCTACACATACACTCCCGGGCACATGATCATTCCCGAGCATGTTACCTTTGCCGTACTGGTGTTTCTCTTCTGCGCGGTGTTTTTCCCCATCGCCGGGCGGTCGTTTTCTCTGGAGAAGCCGGGCAAGATACAACAGATTCTGGAGCTGGTAGTTGAATTCCTCAACGGGCAGTTGGAGGAGATCATCGGCCATGGGGCCAAAAAGTACCTTCCCATGGTGGCGACCATCGGAATCTTCATTCTGCTGATGAACCTTTGCGGACAGATTCCGGGATTTGCCTCTCCGACCAGCAGCATCAACGTGACCGTCGGCTGCGCCCTGGTGGTGTTCCTCTACTACAACTACCTGGGGATTCGAAAGCAAGGATTGGTTTCCTATCTCAAGCACTTTGCCGGTCCGGTGCCCCTGATGGCGCCGTTGATGGTTCCGATAGAAATCATCAGCCACTTGGCCCGACCCTTTTCGCTGTCGGTCCGTCTTTTTGCCAACATCTTCGGAGAGCACCAGGTAGTGGCCGTGTTCTTTGCCCTGGTCCCCTTCATCGTGCCGCTTCCCATCATGGCGCTGGGAGTGTTTGCCAGTTTTCTGCAGGCTTTCATCTTCATGGTCCTGACCATGATCTATATTGCGGGAGCCGTCTCGGAGGAGCATTAACCCGCATTTCTCACCAGGCCGCTGGTGGCAGGACGAAGGCTAGTTTATCTGTCAGTACCTTGATTGGCTCCATGCAAAGGGCTTGCGGATAACAGACGGCGCTGGGCACGCTCTGGCTGGTCTTTTTCCCTCCAGCGCGCACATGCTCCCTCGACCGTAGTGACCGCTACGCTCTTC
Above is a window of Acidobacteriota bacterium DNA encoding:
- a CDS encoding NADH-quinone oxidoreductase subunit M — translated: MFEDHLLSIVAYTPLLGALLLLLVNREKTEVIRWFANIVAAIGFLVSIPLIIGFDTDAEGLQFVERASWIPSIGVEYHFGIDGISLLLIVLTTGLGFLSILSSWNAIQERVKEYYIFMLMLQTGMLGVFMSMDLFLFYVFWEVMLVPMYFLIGVWGGARKLYAAIKFFLYTLLGSVVLLLGILALYFYNHEVTGVYTFSIPALLELDYPWEYQFWVFLAFFIGFAIKVPMFPFHTWLPDAHVEAPTAGSVILAGVLLKMGTYGFIRFSLPMFPDAVQDTTSLNFAYMTFGWFDQQFGLLHLMIFLSIVGIIYGALVAMMQKDAKKLVAYSSVSHLGFCMLGLFALNPNGINGSILQQINHGISTGALFLIVGIVYERRHTREISEYGGLSRVMPGYAVIFLIITMASIGLPLLNGFIGEFTILAGAFQRHWSWGAWGCAGIVLGAAYMLWLYQRMMFGPVTNPKNKDLKDLSVREYATLLPLVIMCFWIGIYPKPFFKYIEKPVEKIVQRVQPGFFDRSEALMATLPIQEARKK
- a CDS encoding AtpZ/AtpI family protein, with translation MATRFQQYGDLLTLGIMFPACIAIGYGLGYLLDSWTGSRNTFSFIGILFGITAAFVNLFRVVKKVDGKE
- a CDS encoding ATP synthase subunit I: MGRNDIHPRNLSFVALTDEGLERRLWKISLGLGVPACLAALILGGLDSGLGFLAGAVLSWINFRWLKQGVDHFLESARSAQPTPKRAARAAIFKYFLRYALIGLSLYATFRVDLLEVFGFFSGLVLLVGAVLVECVLQVIKGWDEDPCHGTR
- the atpB gene encoding F0F1 ATP synthase subunit A → MEHGSTWIAEWVNSTLGPVVAALLGSLYGLFGYTYTPGHMIIPEHVTFAVLVFLFCAVFFPIAGRSFSLEKPGKIQQILELVVEFLNGQLEEIIGHGAKKYLPMVATIGIFILLMNLCGQIPGFASPTSSINVTVGCALVVFLYYNYLGIRKQGLVSYLKHFAGPVPLMAPLMVPIEIISHLARPFSLSVRLFANIFGEHQVVAVFFALVPFIVPLPIMALGVFASFLQAFIFMVLTMIYIAGAVSEEH